One stretch of Tenacibaculum sp. MAR_2010_89 DNA includes these proteins:
- a CDS encoding sensor histidine kinase, with protein MKLSFSFFLFIILTSLHSYSQEEKNKLDLIINEITNGKTPLKNIRIADSILYTLKSTPNHNIYKIKAHHIKGISFFILQKADSAQAEFKKALNFFNQNRVLITQLPKKYTSLALGISHYEKSKGNYYNAFSILSNTLKNLDTFNINNKSRILSSLADLNLLMNYKSKAKKNALKVLKTPNTTKLTQNLNYITLGKIYLTSNLDSSLYFYQKASLFFKKNNLPTFFANNTSIAEVFIKKGKLNKAKKMLLNAENYQQKHDNVIFLGKTYLLLSEIAFHEKNTSQELKYLTKAESYLINDNYKFDIEILYKRFTNFYKRKGNFNKTRKYQIKAQQIKDSIHNRDNIFLAKELESKYMNLAKEDEIKKQKVHIQKQNSRNKILFIALILILVLLVFTILLYRKKLHTQKQLSKEKLKTLLESQKVKTMQSHLNGQNKERKRIAKDLHDSISGNIAAIKIKLTNINSSDTSEIKKIIANIDDTYNEVRIISHNLLPKENISFTTNINELINLYKSNDLKIEFDSYPEKEINKISQIISSEVYKIVQELITNVIKHAEATKTMINTTLHENYLNILVEDNGLGFDINKSKKGIGLNNITSRVTKLNGNLEIDSTLKKGTTININIPVK; from the coding sequence ATGAAACTTTCATTTAGTTTTTTTTTATTTATTATTCTCACTTCTTTACATTCTTATTCTCAAGAAGAAAAGAACAAATTAGACCTAATAATAAATGAAATAACAAATGGTAAAACTCCTTTGAAAAACATACGTATAGCTGATTCAATACTGTATACACTTAAATCAACCCCAAACCATAATATCTATAAAATAAAAGCTCATCATATAAAGGGTATAAGTTTTTTTATATTACAAAAAGCTGATTCAGCTCAAGCAGAATTTAAAAAAGCTCTTAACTTTTTCAATCAGAATAGAGTACTTATAACGCAACTTCCAAAAAAATATACTTCATTAGCACTAGGTATTTCTCACTATGAAAAGAGTAAAGGGAATTATTATAACGCTTTTTCAATACTCTCAAATACTTTAAAAAATTTAGACACATTTAACATCAACAATAAAAGCAGGATACTAAGTAGTTTAGCTGATTTAAATTTACTAATGAACTACAAATCTAAAGCTAAAAAAAACGCTTTAAAAGTATTAAAAACACCAAACACAACTAAACTAACTCAAAATTTAAATTATATAACTCTAGGTAAAATTTACCTAACCTCAAACCTAGACTCTTCTTTATATTTTTATCAAAAAGCATCTTTATTTTTTAAAAAAAATAATCTCCCAACATTTTTTGCCAATAATACCAGTATTGCTGAAGTATTCATAAAAAAGGGAAAACTAAATAAGGCAAAAAAAATGTTATTAAACGCTGAGAATTATCAACAAAAACATGATAATGTTATTTTTCTAGGTAAAACTTACCTTTTATTATCTGAAATTGCTTTTCACGAAAAAAACACTTCGCAAGAATTAAAATACTTAACTAAGGCTGAAAGTTATTTAATTAACGACAACTATAAATTTGATATAGAAATACTATACAAACGGTTTACAAATTTTTATAAGAGAAAAGGAAACTTTAACAAAACACGTAAATATCAAATAAAAGCTCAACAAATTAAGGACAGCATTCATAACAGAGATAATATTTTTTTAGCAAAAGAACTAGAGTCAAAATACATGAACCTAGCTAAAGAAGATGAAATAAAAAAGCAAAAAGTACATATCCAAAAACAAAACAGTCGAAACAAAATACTATTTATTGCTCTTATATTAATTCTTGTTCTTCTTGTTTTTACTATTTTATTATACCGTAAAAAATTACATACACAAAAACAACTATCAAAAGAGAAATTAAAAACCCTTTTAGAATCTCAAAAAGTTAAAACAATGCAATCTCATTTAAATGGTCAAAATAAAGAAAGAAAAAGAATTGCCAAAGATTTACACGATAGTATTAGTGGAAATATAGCTGCTATAAAAATTAAATTAACAAATATAAATAGCAGTGATACTTCTGAAATAAAAAAAATAATAGCAAACATTGACGACACATACAATGAAGTTCGTATTATATCTCACAATTTACTTCCAAAAGAGAACATAAGCTTTACAACTAATATTAATGAACTTATTAACCTATATAAATCAAACGATTTAAAAATTGAATTTGACAGTTACCCTGAAAAAGAAATAAACAAGATATCTCAAATTATTTCATCTGAAGTTTACAAAATAGTACAAGAACTAATAACCAACGTTATAAAGCATGCTGAAGCAACAAAAACTATGATTAATACAACTCTTCATGAAAATTATTTAAATATATTAGTTGAAGATAATGGTTTAGGTTTTGACATCAATAAAAGTAAAAAAGGAATTGGCTTAAACAACATTACTTCAAGAGTTACAAAACTCAATGGAAACTTAGAAATAGATTCAACTTTAAAAAAAGGCACTACTATTAATATAAATATACCTGTGAAATAA